Genomic window (Pyrus communis chromosome 13, drPyrComm1.1, whole genome shotgun sequence):
TTTCATGTTGTTTGTTCTGACAAGTAGCCAAAGTTCCTCCAAACGTCATCCAACTTTGTCTAATCACTATACGTTAATTACAGCCATTTCCCACAGACACAGAAACACAAAggataaacaaaataaaaaatgacatcAACAACTGCCACTACCAGTGAAATGCAAAAAACTGGGGGTGATATTGTAGGTTatttgtaaatataaaaaatttcagtAAGGAGTAACATCTACATCTGCTGTTAGTAGCTAACCCATTATTTCTTTATGGTTACTCATGCATTTTCTTATGATAGGCTGTCCTTTTAATTATATGTTCCATTCTATACCACCATATATCTTGTGTTATTATGCTCTTATTGTGCTCACTACTTGTTCATGTAAACTCTTAATAGGAGGCTTGTCTATAGAAGGAGAGGCGGATAGCTGGGATTTTGGTGTAGGTATGCAACATTGgacttttatatttcattttatgATATTTCATTTTATGAAGTATTACAGCAAAATTTGCCTTACATTGTATGGAATTTGCGAATCTATCACTTTATTCAAGACAGATAACCTTAACCTTGCAATTGTATTTTAAATTGTTAAGACAGAGTCACTAATAGTTTTATAATTCGGAAAGGGAAAATAAAATGGTCAACTGTATTTTAAAGGTGGAGAGAGAGTAAACAGGGATCCCTTTTAGGTGTATAAGCAGTAATATTGGAAAAGTATGTGGTGGTCGTTACAAGATAGAGTATTCTCAATTGAGGATAAGATAGGTTtcatcaaaacaacaaaaaattgggaactttaacgaaaagcttccggtattgttcactttaatgaaaaaccacatttttacactaagaaatcaatcctgatactattcactttaccttttattttgtccttatcgttaaaactcaaagttttcaagctcttttcattagttttccttaaaaaatattAGAGGATAAGATTGGGTAGGATCTTTAAGATGGTTTGTTCATGTACAAGGTGGATATAAAAATTATAGGTTCTGAAGGGGGAGAACTTCGAGTTCTGTTCCTGCAAATTTTCTGATTTCTTGAGAGTTTCCGTGCAAaaggttttatatatatatatgtgtgtgtgtgtgtgtggtttttattacaaaatggTCTTTGAAGTTGATCCCACCCCAGCAGAATGGTATCTGAAATTGAAAGTCAATCAACATAGTCCGTGAATAGGGAGcagcaaatcaatgtggtctgCTGTCAGAGCTtcgtaaaaaaaattgttatgttCTGATGTGTTACATATGTGGGTTCACAAGTCTAACTAAATATTGCTATTTATCTCCTCAAACAGGTGCTGGGTTTTATCTCAATGCTACTGAAGAGAAATGGAAGAACTGGCGCATGTATGATTATGTTGTCAAGGAGCTGCCACAACTTCTGAATGAAAACTTTTCACAGCTTGATACATCACGGGCATCTATATCTGGTCATTCTATGGGTGGGCACGGTGCTTTGACAATCTACCTGAAAAACCTGGATAAATATAAGGTATGTAAATATTCAACCACACTTTAGCTTTTTTTTAAGAAGTTGACTTTTATTTAACAACTATGGAAAGTTCGGTTTTTCTATAAAAGTTACTGGGTTGCAGGGGGAGCTTTATGCAATTATTGGATTAGATCTTCTTAGGAGAAATTATGTTGAATCTAACTCCTTTTATGTaatgttttcacttattttcCAGTCAGTATCTGCCTTTGCACCCATTGTGAATCCTACTAACTGTCCATGGGGCCAGAAAGCTTTCTCAAATTATCTAGGTGGCAATAAAACCGATTGGGAAGTAAGATCAGAAATCTAATTGTTTCAGTTCTTATCCATACTCTTTTGGTTCCTAGTTTGTAACAAATTGAATGCAAAAATGCAGGAATATGATGCCACTTCCCTAATTAAGAAGTTTAACGATGTGTCAGCAGCTACCATTTTAATTGATCAGGTAAGATTTGATGTCATCAAATCTTTATCTTTGTTGTTGTAACAATTGTTAAGGTTTTGTTGTTTACCACTGTTTTGGAAAGCTTGAGTTGTTACTTGTTAGGAATCGGATGTGCCccaactattttattttttaataggcCACTCTCTTTTTGGTCCTCTCTCCATGACTGGTTTGCCCGACACATGGAATTCATCATAAATTGAGAGGTTTCAGCGTCATTGTTGATTGGAAATGATTTCTGCTAACTCCCTCGGCCCGTGTTTATTTATGGCCTTTGGTTAGAATAAATCAAAGGAAGAAAGAATCAAGGGGCAAAAATGAATAGGGGTGTGCAGAAAATCCTTGTTGATTTAGTGTGAAGAAACTTGTGGAGAATGAACTGTAATATGGGTTGCATGTTAATCTTTAAACAtgcattttttcaataattttagtCCAGTGCCCCCATCAGTGAATATTTATAACATGTTCGCTCACGTACACTTTAACTGCCTTTGTTTGCATTCGGTAGTTAATTACTGCTGCTGTTGTGTAGGGGGAAGATGATAAATTCTTGCATGATCAGTTGATGCCACACAAGTTTGAAGAGGCATGTCGGAGTGCTAAAGTTCCACTCCTTTTGCGACTGCAGCCCGGTTATGATCACTCATACTTTTTCATTTCCACCTTCATCGACGATCACATCCATCACCATGCTCAAGCTCTTAATCTACCGTGAATATTCTGTTGCTTGTGAATCCAGAACTTTAGAATCCTTAATGCACGTTGTATGAACTTGGCATCATATCTGGTCCCATGTGCTCTCAATTTCGGTTTTTCGTGTTATGACACAGTAAACATGTTGATCCTAGGATATATAAAATAAACTTCTATGACATGATCTGTGTTTGTGCAAGTTTCCAGTGATCCAACTAGTAACCGATGTTGCACTTCAGGTAACTTGTTTCTAAACTCTCTGCAGTAGGACTGTTAAACACTTGATTCTGAAATTTGTCATGTTTTATATGAGATAACAATAGCCTTCCATAGAATAGGGCTCACATGCAGGAGAGCAACTTACATAGAATGAATTCACCGTCACCTTAACATTTTAGTTCAATAATGCATTGTTGTGTGAGTAAAAAGAAGAAACTTATGGTTCGTGAAAATTAATGCTCTAATTAGAGGCCTAGTAAAATTTAGCTGAGAGCGAATTTAACCCATTTGTTTTTAGATTCACACTACGGATGGTGGGATTTGGATTAAACCACACAATGGGCTTTTGAACTCGCCATCCATGATATTTGAGTCTAAAATTTTTCATTTACAAGTGGAGAGATACTAAACGGTAGTACTGATATTAACCCAAAATTAAAcatcaaataatattaaaactCGCTTTTTGCACTCTTTTCCCTACATGCCATgttaaaaaataacaataaaacgtTCGCGGTTATTTAGTGTGGTTGGAGATGCTAAATCGAAAGGAATTAACAAAATTATAGCTATTGTTCTTGCAATTGCTCTAACAATTTACTTTTTTCTACACGCAagaaccttttattttatttttataacaaacgatattatttacactaaaggggtGTGGGAGTGGGCTAACCCTTATAATGAgcttgccataataatgtggttcaaccttacttttgacgagaattgaatctAAAACCTATTACTTACATGTGCATATAAATTACTTCCTTAATGTGTATCTGGCTGCCTAAACTAAGATgtggttccattggaactcaaCAAATGAGTTCACCGTAGAAAGTCCAACAATGTATTGGGCTAGTTTTGTATTGTTGTActgttaagattttttttttttttggttccatTGTGAGAATATATGGCCATGAAATATGGTGAACTATCACGCATGTGCTAAACGTCAAGTTTAGGGTTGATTTTTTTAGATGGATAGGATCGGAAACAAGGTTTCCAATTTCCATTTCaaaaatttctaattgaatcaaaatttcacATTCAGAATTTTTGAGATTGGAATAATCtcagaatttttaaaaataattcgAAGAGTCATATATTTTACAAGTTTTTTTggaaagagaattgttattgacactccaaaaatcacattttgcattttgaacattttataattagaaagaaaaatatacttgtgaggagtgtagataGAGATTTTTgcagtgctaataacaattcccatttagaaaattttgaacttttttatatatgtaatttagagtttttttttggggtactATTTGGTATATGGTTGtgtataaatataattatttttggtgatcttttagtttaaatatcATTTCTACGAAGCTTTTAGCTAAAATACCTTATTTTTAGTATAGGTGGCAATgaaaaattcaacaattattattattttttatatagatgCTActataattcaaaataattatatgaTTGACACTCAATCATACAACGTTTTGCGGCCGGGCAACTTTTTTTGGCAACTAGCGGATCAAACTTTTCAGTGTCAATGTCATTGGGCAACATCGACtattaaaaatagaattaattacattttaccatCTCAAATTTGAGATCTATTATAATTTCATACaatattttcaaaacatttcactttcatacttcaaatactattttatttcaatataatacattcgttacattttccatctattAGTCCATTAAAAGTTGACGTGGTTATCATGTTTGTGCTGATGTACCTACTAAATTGTGCCACgtcacaaaaaaataatttttttatgcatttaaaatattataataatttaccctattaaaaaaaaaaaaaaaaacccaaatgcaTGCCCAGATCCTCTTCCTTCCCCCTCACCTCTCTGCAACTCctccctctcttcctccatctccacCTCCCTCCTATGGTgctcctccccctccccctcctacACACCCATCACCCTTTCTCCCTTCTCCATCCAAACCATCTTCTCCGTCCACCTTCCCCATATGATATCCTCACACATCTTCCTTGTCCATCGCCGTCACGGTCTTCCTCCTGGTGTGCTTAGTGTAGGTCAAGGCATCACGGATCACATTCTCCAAGAAGATCTTGGGCACTCcacgtgacacaccccgaccgagatcagggcgtgctggccgtcacacgaaggtgacgtaaccatgtgcacgtgcggaagctaatagagtagtaatatgaaaagtacgaataatttaaaactagcatacaaagtaataaaaacaagtgctagcgcaAGTGAGACGCTAAATTCAGAGCATgcctacaacagtccaaaagaaaagatgcgacaatagtacacccgaaggtgaccctacgctggtgagtgtttgtcagaaaagccgggagaaccctctgggaaaccaccgaaactgctaagcaactagaacctggaggggcgcaaaacaaaagcgtgagtgggcaaaacaaaacttttctaaaaccatttagtaaaacacaatctaacccctcgccgtaaaacctgtatacttcccagaaaataacatatgtacgtatgtatagatatgccaatcatgctcaagaatatgccatgtcagaaTCTCATAATGGAAATGCAAGTgttcaggtataaatcatatcaataatatataatctggcagccggagtcacctaacgtgacctgtacggctgcatgtagagctcaaatctcaaaactcaataactgaacctgcccacgagtcggaaccacctaaagtggtctgtacgacaggcctgggtgtaatacatatgtacgctctagtgctacgatcacgtgaaggctgtgcgaataatcgcgggtcacctacgagtcggaaccacctaatgtggtctgtacgacaggactgtgcacctaacttggatccaagctgagcgtgtggtgcgggaggtgaacatcacgtgaaggactgtgccctactctaggcgggagcactaacaccgggggtgcaggttatgagctctctaagcatctcaaaccactactgaaatataaacatgaataccacttacctggcacttacctgtgcgtccacagcaccaaatatgcatatgtatatatgtatgccactactaatgcatgtaatgatgcataaacgataataatatggtgcatggcataaaacaaataacccttttaatcaatttctgggaatataaatgtatataggtatatacggaaaaccaaaagcccactcactggtaagtggaagggtcgtagcccccctgcctcgagtgaccacgctcgtcctcggggtacgtatcacctatacgcgaaacaactataaaaacgttaattttaaagcacataaccaacttctcgtaataacttctcatacattgctcaaattggacaaatgaatataccaacgtgctctacacaacctcaggatcacaaccatatttttagaaaaaaatttctccgccgcacgcgccggccacacgcgccagccacgcgcaggcacgtgcctggcacgctgacagcgtcaactgacgccgtgaggaatattccattagttctaacggattccgtcaatggcgtcaggaatattccgtcagatttgacgaaatattccgtcaccttccccggcgaacctccggcgacgtcgccggcgccggaaactggaaaaaccTGCAACCTAcattttctcactcgtttcaccaccatttttcacgtttcttgaaccaaattgaagccctagactagtagaacaacgttagaccacttttaaagcctaaaaatcacgggatcatacctgtctccaaactcaaaaaccggccaacttcaaaCCAGGTGATTCCGACGTCCACTTCCGTCAAACGAAGCACtgcgaggctccttgggactcCACCAAGCTACCcacgagcttcaaaatcccaaaaacgtgatgaataatttttgcatgaatagtaccccaaaTTGTCTTCGTGAaaacgacgtgaaaatggtgaagttcttacctgaaaatggtacgactgtgttcctctcagcctcacgagttcgaaggtgtagttggttccctcgatctgttaAGGTTTGATggttcttggtgtgtgtccgtacgttttcagaaggaagaggaaggaaagaggactcgggagagagagagagacaggaaaaagacagagggagagggagagtgacagtgtgtgtgtgtgtggcccaacacttgccaacaccacacaaaccACCAAACAACATAACGAACACAAGCTAGGGGTAAAAGggtcatttcacacgtgcgttttaaATAATTTCGGGACGagatgtcacaacctacccaccttaatagaatttcgtcccgaaattcaaaacaaccaaataacaacccctagtggtcaaagaacaatctaggatacaaatccctcatccgatcttctgtctcccacgtagcttcctcgactgaatgattcctccacaaaacttttactaagttcaccgtcttgttcctcagaaccttctccttCCAGtcgatgatcgtcaccggttcctcgtcatacgtcaagtctggattaatctctaacggttgaggaggtatcacgtgagatggatcagcaacatagtgtcggagcatagacacgtgaaaaacgttatgcactctagctaactccggaggcaactccaacctgtaagctacctcaccaactcgttctgtgaccatgtatggtccgatgtacctgggactcaacttccccttctttccaaaccgcacgacacctctccacggtgaaagcttcagataTACCCAGTCTTcgacctcatacactctgtccgtagcatgccgatctgctaaactcttctgcctgtcctgagctgctttcaggttagacctaattacctgaacattctgagtagtctcctcaacaatctccggacccactaGAACTCtctcgccaacctctgaccaacacaacggtgtgcgacaagatctaccatacaatgcctcaaatggcgccatgccgatactcgaatggaaactgttgttgtaagcaaattccatcaaatctaaccgctggtgccaagcatcgccaaactgcaacaccgaagctcgcaacatatcttctaaggtctgaatagttctctctgactgtccgtccgtctgtggatgatacgctgtactgtaaagtagtctcgtgcccaaagcttcctgaaaagccacccaaaacttcgatgtgaatcgtggatcacgatctgagacaatactcacagggacaccatgatacttcacaaccttcgagataaacaacttCGCTAAccggcccaaagaatacttctctctcactggaataaaatgtgccgatttagtgagccgatcaacgattacccaaatgccgtcaaaaccattatgtgtacgcgggagcttgtacaaaaaatccatagtgatattttcccatttccactctggaacgggaagcggctgcaacaacccaaacagcttcttcctttctgctttaacctgctgacaaacagcacacctgctcacatactcggctatttccctcttcatacccggccaataataaaatggtcgaatgatatgatacattttagtagctcctggatgcatggcgtaagccgagatatgtgcttcatcgagaatttctttcttcaaatccacattattaggcacgaatattctaccctctaacatcaacatgccatccgaatcacgaactctgaggtctctcctccttccttgatctcgagcttgaattaATTTTTGAGTCTCCcgatcagctacctgagcttcaagcacccgatcaacaagaattggtctaacttggaaattagcaagtaacgccacttctGGATCTTCTGCCTCTAACCTCAcacccgtagcacgcaagtccaccaaaagaggaacacgacaagcgtacaacgcattaatatggccctgtgacttcctgctaagtgcatcagccactacgttcgcacgaccagggtgataatcaatcgtgcaatcgtaatcgctgagcaactccaaccacctccgttgacgaagattaagttccttctgagtaaaaagatactgaagactcttgtgatctgtaaagatcctgcatTTCTCTCCATagagatagtgtctccacaacttcaacgcaaagatgatagcggccaactccaaatcatgtgtagggtaattcaactcatggggTTTCAACTGTCGTGAatcataagcaatcaccctaccatgctgcatcaatacacatcccagaccattcaaggaagcatcgctataaacctcgaaatcaccactatcgtctgggagtgccaaaacaggttcatgagtgagacaatgcttcagctgctggaaactctgctcacacttatcatcccactcaaatttaacatccttccttgttaacctcgttagtggcaaggcaatcaccgaaaaatccttaacgaatctccgataataccccgccaaaccaaggaaacttctcacctcagtgacggttcacggttgctcccaactctccacagctgcaaccttctgagggtctaccaaaataccctgagcagaaatgatgtgccccaaaaacgcaacttgatctaaccagaactggcacttgctaaacttagcatacaattggtgttccctcaacctcttcaacaccaaagtaagatgtcgaacatgctccgctt
Coding sequences:
- the LOC137712628 gene encoding S-formylglutathione hydrolase-like, translated to METKPSEVSSSKMFGGYNKRYKHFSPTLGCSMTFHIYFPPSPSPSHRFPVLYWLSGLTCTDENFITKSGAQRVASSEGVALIAPDTSPRGLSIEGEADSWDFGVGAGFYLNATEEKWKNWRMYDYVVKELPQLLNENFSQLDTSRASISGHSMGGHGALTIYLKNLDKYKSVSAFAPIVNPTNCPWGQKAFSNYLGGNKTDWEEYDATSLIKKFNDVSAATILIDQGEDDKFLHDQLMPHKFEEACRSAKVPLLLRLQPGYDHSYFFISTFIDDHIHHHAQALNLP